One Ostrea edulis chromosome 2, xbOstEdul1.1, whole genome shotgun sequence genomic region harbors:
- the LOC125681273 gene encoding putative leucine-rich repeat-containing protein DDB_G0290503 isoform X4, which translates to METLLEEENQTKAVAMTMTTMRAGLQRAYLDGLEFIRNKITDTESEVDKTRLSFYGCNEADEDSYLQYLKDCNDHFLTANNELRRKNIKLEVIDSEMRVVSLLNQLREATEFDKGEIAFITGFWENIKHTVESFHSLVDRFQTNVLNRLNQNCTSYNSADISLEVSNRYTEEISGYISELERELTNMRLLMKTYDSGLHQDLFSQNSKFAERILVTCDVKAFPILRLAPDLAEKMAKVCTIARKWLDRDEQYMYEVNNYIKETRNIAKKREEDLKNQKEKQKKIEKAVKTASILLQNNKEKLQNIESELNSLEGQLNGFKQEKKCKSVEKVQKSSMADFLSITMTQTRKNYNLQMKRQRLVKQVRELEEFLIGLEKELSNVEDELMVKSQQRLLINEKVETSVKTYDTLKTDFEKYSDNLEKLEQEVNILSGQLLQLEIIQTYKTSPENVEQIFDRPQTVKLAPSLKEKIKRKRKGLPTTES; encoded by the coding sequence CCGAGAGTGAAGTCGACAAAACGAGACTCTCTTTCTATGGTTGCAATGAAGCTGACGAGGACAGCTATCTACAGTACTTAAAAGACTGTAATGACCATTTTCTGACAGCAAACAATGAACTTCGGagaaagaatataaaattggAAGTTATTGACAGTGAAATGAGGGTTGTGTCCTTACTAAACCAGCTACGCGAAGCTACAGAATTCGACAAAGGTGAAATTGCATTTATCACCGGATTTTGGGAAAATATAAAACACACTGTTGAGTCATTTCATTCTCTGGTAGATAGATTTCAGACAAATGTTCTTAACCGACTGAATCAAAATTGTACGAGTTACAACAGTGCGGACATAAGTTTGGAAGTTTCTAATAGGTACACGGAGGAAATTTCGGGCTACATTTCCGAACTAGAGAGGGAGCTGACGAATATGCGTTTGCTGATGAAGACCTATGATAGTGGACTCCATCAGGATTTATTCTCACAAAATTCGAAGTTTGCGGAGAGAATTCTTGTCACGTGTGATGTGAAGGCGTTTCCAATACTTCGACTCGCTCCGGATTTAGCGGAAAAAATGGCGAAGGTTTGCACTATAGCCCGGAAGTGGCTCGACAGGGATGAACAGTACATGTACGAGGTGAACAATTACATCAAAGAAACGAGAAACATTGCCAAAAAGCGAGAGGAGGATTTGAAAAACCAAAAAgagaaacaaaagaaaatagAAAAGGCTGTTAAAACTGCGAGTATCCTCTTGCAAAACAacaaggagaaacttcaaaataTCGAATCCGAACTGAATTCATTAGAAGGACAATTAAATGGGTTTAAGCAGGAGAAAAAATGTAAATCTGTGGAAAAGGTTCAGAAATCCAGTATGGCGGACTTTCTATCCATCACTATGACTCAAACGCGCAAAAATTACAACCTCCAAATGAAAAGACAACGTTTGGTAAAGCAGGTTCGCGAGTTAGAGGAATTTCTTATTGGATTAGAGAAAGAGCTTTCAAATGTGGAAGATGAGTTAATGGTGAAATCTCAGCAACGCCTTCTTATAAATGAAAAGGTAGAAACCAGTGTCAAAACGTATGATACGCTCAAAAcggattttgaaaaatattcagatAATCTGGAAAAATTGGAACAAGAGGTGAATATTCTTTCAGGACAGTTACTACAACTAGAAATTAttcaaacatataaaacaaGCCCTGAAAATGTTGAACAGATATTTGATCGCCCTCAAACTGTTAAACTTGCACCTTCACTGAAGGAAAAGATTAAACGGAAACGGAAAGGACTTCCGACGACTGAGAGTTGA